One genomic segment of Impatiens glandulifera chromosome 6, dImpGla2.1, whole genome shotgun sequence includes these proteins:
- the LOC124943926 gene encoding flavin-containing monooxygenase FMO GS-OX3-like, whose translation MKLAVIGAGVAGLVAARELKREGHKVTVFEKSSKLGGTWVYNPDIESDPIGIDPNREIIHSSLYFSLRTNLPRDLMGFSDYPFLIRENGDQRNYPGHQEFLSFLNEFARDFEISELIRFNSEVIEVKRVESNGGGWSVEVRNGGDDDKMGLFETEIFDGVVICNGHQTIPNLANPLGIENWKGKQIHSHNYRIPQPFIDQVISILWI comes from the coding sequence ATGAAGTTGGCGGTGATCGGAGCAGGCGTCGCCGGACTAGTCGCCGCCCGAGAACTGAAAAGAGAAGGCCACAAAGTAACCGTTTTCGAAAAATCGTCAAAACTAGGAGGAACATGGGTCTACAATCCCGATATAGAATCCGATCCAATTGGCATCGACCCGAACCGAGAAATCATCCATAGTAGTCTCTATTTCTCTCTTCGAACAAATCTTCCAAGAGATTTAATGGGTTTCTCCGATTATCCATTTCTGATCAGAGAAAATGGAGATCAAAGGAATTATCCGGGTCACCAAGAGTTTCTTTCGTTTTTGAACGAATTCGCAAGGGATTTTGAGATCAGTGAGTTGATTCGGTTCAACTCGGAGGTGATCGAAGTAAAACGGGTTGAATCGAACGGCGGCGGGTGGTCGGTGGAGGTCAGAAACGGTGGCGATGATGATAAGATgggtttatttgaaacagaGATTTTTGATGGTGTAGTGATTTGTAATGGTCATCAAACAATACCCAATTTGGCGAATCCTTTAGGTATTGAAAATTGGAAAGGAAAGCAAATTCATAGTCATAATTATCGTATTCCTCAACCATTCATCGATCAggtaatttcaattttatggaTTTAG
- the LOC124943924 gene encoding flavin-containing monooxygenase FMO GS-OX5-like, whose product MANSMKTAVIGAGVAGLVAARELKREGHKVTVFEKSSKLGGTWVYNPHIESDPISIDPNREIIHSSLYFSLRTNLPRDLMGFSDYPFLIRENGDQRNYPGHQEFLSFLNEFARDFEISELIRFNSEVIEVKRVESNGGGWSVEVRNGGDDDKMGLFETEIFDGVVICNGHQTIPNLANPLGIENWKGKQIHSHNYRIPQPFIDQVISIL is encoded by the coding sequence ATGGCAAACTCTATGAAGACGGCTGTGATCGGAGCAGGCGTCGCCGGACTAGTCGCCGCCCGAGAACTGAAAAGAGAAGGCCACAAAGTAACCGTTTTCGAAAAATCATCAAAACTAGGAGGGACATGGGTCTACAATCCCCATATAGAATCCGATCCAATTAGCATCGACCCGAACCGAGAAATCATCCATAGTAGTCTCTATTTCTCTCTTCGAACAAATCTTCCCAGAGATTTAATGGGTTTCTCCGATTATCCATTTCTGATCAGAGAAAATGGAGATCAAAGGAATTATCCGGGTCACCAAGAGTTTCTTTCGTTTTTGAACGAATTCGCGAGGGATTTTGAGATCAGTGAGTTGATTCGGTTCAACTCGGAGGTGATCGAAGTAAAACGGGTTGAATCGAACGGCGGCGGGTGGTCGGTGGAGGTCAGAAACGGTGGCGATGATGATAAGATgggtttatttgaaacagaGATTTTTGATGGTGTTGTGATTTGTAATGGTCATCAAACAATACCCAATTTGGCGAATCCTTTAGGTATTGAAAATTGGAAAGGAAAGCAGATTCATAGTCATAATTATCGGATTCCTCAACCATTCATCGATCAggtaatttcaattttatga
- the LOC124943925 gene encoding flavin-containing monooxygenase FMO GS-OX-like 2, with translation MIGNGPSAMDISKDVATVAKEVHLSSRSPNTIISKLNGYDNLWQHSEIDFNDGERGIVIFKDGSSVHPDVIFHCTGYKFDFPFLKTNGIVTVDDKRVGPLYKHVFAPEFGPSLSFLGLNNFGIPCRIIELQAKWVAKVLSGFAVLPSKEEMMEDVKEYYKKMEESGIPKHHTHRLEWKTSEYIDWLATEIGIPTMEDRLKQMFYDILSLVLSRSNSSLDVQLRDS, from the exons ATGATAGGAAATGGGCCAAGTGCAATGGACATTTCGAAAGATGTCGCAACTGTTGCTAAAGAGGTTCATCTTTCGTCAAGATCACCCAACACGATAATCTCCAAACTAAATGGCTACGATAACTTGTGGCAACATTCAGAG ATTGATTTCAACGATGGTGAACGTGGTATTGTGATATTTAAAGACGGTTCATCAGTTCATCCAGATGTCATCTTTCATTGTACCGG ataCAAATTCGATTTCCCATTTCTTAAGACAAACGGGATTGTGACAGTTGATGATAAACGTGTTGGACCGTTGTACAAACATGTGTTTGCGCCAGAGTTCGGCCCATCTCTTTCTTTCCTTGGCTTAAATAATTTT GGAATTCCGTGTCGAATAATTGAGCTACAAGCGAAGTGGGTAGCAAAAGTCTTGTCGGGTTTTGCGGTTTTGCCTTCTAAAGAGGAGATGATGGAAGATGTTAAagaatattacaaaaaaatggAAGAAAGTGGGATCCCTAAGCACCATACTCATCGTCTCGAATGGAAAACg AGCGAATATATAGATTGGCTTGCTACTGAAATCGGTATTCCAACTATGGAAGACAGATTGAAGCAAATGTTTTATGATATTCTTAGTTTGGTTTTGTCCCGGTCGAATTCTTCACTTGATGTCCAGCTTAGGGACTCTTGA
- the LOC124943923 gene encoding flavin-containing monooxygenase FMO GS-OX-like 7, which translates to MAKSVKAAVIGAGVAGLVAARELRKEGHKVTVFEKSSKIGGTWVYDPRIESDPISIDPNREIVHSSLYLSLRTNLPRDLMGFSDYPFSVRENGDPRNYPGHEEFLLFLNDFVRNFEITELIRFNSEVVGVERVGSGYGGWSVEFKNKSGSFETEIFEAVLICNGHQTIPILANPPGMEKWKGKQIHSHNYRVPKPFLDQIVVVIGDGPSGMDISKEIATEAKEVHLSSRSPNTTKISKLEGHDNLIISQIECVDDERGIVLFKDGSSVHHNIIFHCTWYKFDFPFLRTNGIVTVDDNRVGPLYKHVFAPEFGPSLSFLALPTRVGTIFGLVK; encoded by the exons ATGGCTAAGTCTGTTAAGGCGGCGGTGATCGGAGCAGGCGTCGCCGGACTTGTCGCCGCCAGAGAACTCAGGAAAGAAGGCCACAAAGTAACCGTTTTCGAAAAATCATCGAAAATTGGAGGAACATGGGTTTATGATCCTCGTATAGAATCCGACCCGATTAGCATCGACCCGAACCGAGAAATCGTTCATAGTAGTCTCTATCTTTCTCTTCGAACAAACCTTCCTAGAGATTTAATGGGTTTCTCTGATTATCCATTTTCAGTCAGAGAAAATGGAGATCCGAGGAATTACCCGGGTCATGAAGAGTTTTTGTTGTTTCTGAACGATTTTGTAAGGAATTTTGAAATCACTGAGTTGATTCGGTTCAACTCGGAGGTTGTCGGAGTCGAACGGGTCGGGTCGGGTTACGGAGGTTGGTCCGTGGAGTTCAAAAACAAGTCTGGTTCATTTGAAACAGAGATTTTTGAAGCTGTCTTGATTTGTAATGGTCATCAAACTATCCCCATTTTGGCTAATCCTCCCGGTATGGAAAAGTGGAAAGGAAAGCAAATTCATAGTCACAATTATCGTGTTCCAAAACCATTCCTAGATCAA ATTGTGGTTGTGATTGGAGATGGGCCGAGTGGAATGGACATATCGAAAGAGATCGCCACTGAGGCTAAAGAAGTTCATCTTTCGTCAAGATCACCTAATACTACGAAAATCTCTAAATTGGAGGGACACGATA atttgattatatCGCAGATTGAATGTGTCGATGATGAGCGTggtattgttttatttaaagacGGTTCATCAGTTCATCACAATATCATTTTCCATTGTACATG GTACAAATTCGATTTCCCATTTCTTAGGACAAACGGGATTGTGACCGTGGATGATAATCGTGTCGGACCATTGTATAAACATGTATTTGCGCCAGAGTTTGGTCCATCTCTTTCGTTTCTTGCCTTACCTACTCGGGTTGGTACTATTTTTGGATTGGTTAAGtaa